A genomic window from Shewanella vesiculosa includes:
- a CDS encoding phosphatase PAP2 family protein, with the protein MSKHLLYSMYALTLIAFLFETTNSDIWLQNLLFNASNQTWLIDKYEEPYRFIFYLLPKYSIILLALSLIAFYVIACRRKYSKHFQKRLLVVIFSLMLVPSVIGGLKATTNGACPAQLELYGGDVPYVKAFELMPEWGSGDFPL; encoded by the coding sequence TTGAGTAAACACCTGCTTTATTCAATGTATGCATTAACGCTTATTGCTTTTTTATTTGAAACAACAAATAGCGATATTTGGCTTCAAAATTTGTTATTCAATGCATCCAACCAAACGTGGTTAATTGATAAATATGAAGAGCCTTATCGTTTTATTTTTTACTTGTTGCCTAAATACAGCATTATTTTGTTGGCACTGTCGCTCATTGCTTTTTACGTTATCGCTTGTAGACGCAAGTACTCTAAGCACTTTCAAAAGCGATTATTAGTGGTTATTTTCTCTTTGATGTTAGTGCCGTCAGTCATCGGCGGTTTAAAAGCAACAACCAATGGTGCTTGTCCTGCGCAGCTTGAACTATATGGCGGCGATGTCCCTTATGTTAAGGCGTTTGAATTAATGCCTGAATGGGGTTCTGGGGATTTCCCCCTCTAA